From a single Crateriforma spongiae genomic region:
- a CDS encoding permease, translated as MKYRWAQPGDVNAFFGLMLDNLAGLLLMVGLLSGGFGFPVDFAVGAMVPGTALGVLIGDLAFFWLAFRLAKRTGNPDVTAMPLGLDTPSTFGMVLFILGPSFTDGVNNLGLAPEQAALRTWHIGIWCIVISGILKLALSPTGEWVRRVVPRAGLLGSLAAIALAIISFFPLVEILGHPLPGMIALVIVLMTLIGRLPVPGRVPGTLAALIVAGGMYYLMCAIGVDGYEFPKAMTVTWMPTAWLDSYSFGWVSRFTDALPYVPIALPFALATVVGGIDCTESAAAAGDKFDTRTVLGIEAVATLAAGFSGGVIQTTPYIGHPAYKAMGGRAAYTLATALVIGSAGMIGYFAFLNAWIPKPAVYPILVFIGLEITAQSFLATPKRHFPAVAFACVPALAFLAGSLPGQIFGDAATLEAGLGPQTLDPLLGKNLQVVTMLSSGFILTSLLWAWMLAAGIDRKLKVAAAVMALCGTLTLFGLMHSPLPGSQLFVPFGPESWGELVLAPQYRSTIYEFVAGYFVAAGMLWGWSLMPTRGDDIDSIEHA; from the coding sequence ATGAAATACCGGTGGGCTCAGCCCGGCGATGTGAACGCGTTCTTTGGCCTGATGCTGGACAACTTGGCCGGCCTGTTGTTGATGGTCGGGTTGTTAAGCGGCGGGTTCGGGTTCCCGGTGGATTTCGCCGTCGGAGCCATGGTGCCCGGCACCGCTCTGGGAGTGTTGATCGGTGACTTGGCGTTCTTTTGGTTGGCGTTCCGCTTGGCAAAGCGGACGGGCAATCCCGATGTCACGGCGATGCCCCTGGGCCTGGACACACCGTCGACGTTCGGAATGGTGCTGTTCATTTTGGGCCCATCGTTCACCGATGGGGTGAATAATCTAGGGCTTGCACCGGAGCAGGCGGCGCTGCGGACGTGGCACATTGGCATCTGGTGCATCGTCATCAGCGGAATATTGAAGCTGGCGCTTTCGCCGACCGGTGAATGGGTTCGTCGGGTCGTGCCTCGTGCAGGTCTGCTCGGTTCCCTGGCCGCCATTGCACTGGCCATCATCAGCTTTTTTCCGTTGGTCGAAATTCTGGGGCATCCGCTGCCGGGAATGATTGCACTGGTCATCGTATTGATGACCTTGATCGGTCGGTTGCCCGTCCCGGGACGCGTCCCGGGGACGTTGGCCGCGTTGATTGTTGCCGGGGGTATGTATTACCTGATGTGCGCGATTGGGGTGGATGGATATGAATTTCCGAAAGCCATGACGGTGACTTGGATGCCCACCGCTTGGCTGGACAGCTATTCCTTTGGCTGGGTATCGCGTTTTACCGATGCCCTGCCCTATGTGCCGATCGCACTGCCATTTGCTTTGGCGACCGTGGTTGGCGGGATTGATTGCACCGAATCGGCCGCGGCCGCCGGTGACAAGTTTGACACACGCACGGTGCTGGGCATCGAAGCGGTGGCGACCTTGGCGGCCGGATTTTCCGGTGGTGTGATCCAAACAACGCCGTATATCGGGCACCCCGCGTATAAGGCCATGGGGGGCCGCGCTGCTTACACGTTGGCGACCGCGCTGGTGATCGGCTCGGCGGGCATGATTGGTTACTTTGCCTTTTTGAATGCCTGGATCCCCAAGCCTGCGGTGTATCCGATCTTGGTGTTCATCGGATTGGAGATCACGGCGCAAAGCTTTTTGGCCACACCAAAGCGTCACTTTCCAGCCGTCGCTTTTGCGTGTGTGCCCGCCTTGGCTTTTTTGGCGGGAAGCCTGCCGGGACAGATCTTCGGCGATGCTGCGACTTTGGAAGCCGGCTTGGGGCCTCAGACACTGGACCCACTGCTGGGAAAGAATCTGCAGGTGGTGACGATGCTGAGCAGCGGATTCATTCTGACCAGTCTGTTGTGGGCATGGATGCTGGCCGCCGGAATCGATCGCAAACTGAAAGTCGCCGCTGCGGTGATGGCGTTGTGCGGGACACTCACGTTATTTGGATTGATGCATTCCCCGTTACCCGGCAGTCAGTTGTTCGTTCCCTTCGGACCGGAATCGTGGGGCGAATTGGTTTTGGCACCTCAGTATCGCAGCACGATCTACGAATTCGTTGCTGGTTACTTTGTGGCCGCCGGCATGCTGTGGGGCTGGTCCTTGATGCCCACCCGCGGCGACGACATCGATTCGATCGAACACGCTTAG
- a CDS encoding tetratricopeptide repeat protein, with translation MMRIDQRTNLGSNRSSRLVMLTAMAIACLWCTSASGQSDRVYLNNGDVMSGRLEKVVRQGISFKAGGKTENIPAGDIQKVLLQGDPPGLVKGRQFALEGQYEEALEELKSVDPNDVPRQVIGTEVQFYRLLCQAKLALSGRGDRKSVVAGLRAFAGENSNSWHFYQTAEMLGELALALGDNDRAIAYFKSLASAPTKNTKVRSKYLTGTAKLAKGDTEAAAEDLQQVAGIEADSVALAKTKTLGRIKLAECYAKSGRNDEAIKLADAVLEDLDPLDLELASKVYNSRGMIFEATGDFEGAVLAFLHTELMFNSVPQSHAESLSHLAQLWAKVGKPERGAKAKQELSQRYPGYAQ, from the coding sequence ATGATGCGAATTGACCAACGAACCAACCTTGGATCGAATCGATCGTCCCGGCTGGTCATGCTTACAGCGATGGCCATCGCGTGTTTGTGGTGCACCTCGGCCAGCGGGCAATCGGATCGTGTTTATCTGAACAACGGCGATGTGATGAGCGGCCGTTTGGAGAAAGTGGTTCGTCAGGGAATTTCGTTCAAGGCGGGTGGCAAGACCGAGAACATTCCCGCCGGTGATATCCAAAAGGTGCTGCTGCAGGGCGACCCACCGGGCTTGGTCAAAGGTCGCCAGTTCGCACTGGAAGGCCAGTACGAAGAAGCCCTCGAAGAACTGAAGTCGGTCGATCCTAATGACGTGCCACGCCAGGTGATCGGGACCGAGGTACAGTTTTATCGCCTATTGTGCCAAGCAAAGTTGGCGTTGTCCGGTCGCGGAGATCGCAAATCGGTCGTCGCGGGATTGCGAGCCTTCGCCGGCGAAAATTCGAACAGCTGGCATTTCTATCAGACCGCCGAAATGCTGGGCGAACTCGCGCTGGCACTTGGTGACAATGATCGGGCCATCGCCTATTTCAAATCGCTCGCTTCGGCCCCGACAAAAAACACCAAAGTCCGTTCCAAATACTTGACGGGAACGGCAAAACTGGCCAAAGGCGACACCGAGGCCGCCGCGGAAGACTTGCAACAGGTCGCCGGCATCGAAGCGGACAGCGTCGCCCTGGCAAAAACCAAAACGCTGGGCCGCATCAAGCTTGCCGAATGTTACGCAAAGTCCGGACGCAACGACGAAGCAATCAAGTTGGCCGATGCAGTGCTGGAAGACTTGGACCCACTGGACCTGGAATTGGCATCCAAGGTCTACAACAGTCGCGGCATGATCTTCGAAGCAACCGGTGATTTCGAAGGCGCCGTCCTGGCATTCCTGCATACCGAACTGATGTTCAATAGCGTTCCCCAATCCCATGCCGAGTCACTGTCGCATTTGGCACAACTTTGGGCGAAAGTCGGAAAACCGGAACGTGGCGCAAAGGCAAAACAGGAATTAAGCCAGCGCTATCCGGGATATGCCCAATGA
- a CDS encoding anthranilate synthase component II, giving the protein MLLVLDNYDSFVHNLARYFRILGHPTSVVRSDQITPDECRRLQPHAIILSPGPHDPADAGCSVDVIRRLGTSIPILGICLGHQAIGAAFGASIIRCGPVHGSDSLIRHHGNQLFADCPNPMRVGRYHSLAVDPESIPSELTITARSDDGIVMGISHRTHPIHGLQFHPESVLTPEGDRTLKNFLNLADRFHQTPASADTGPPIVKHDTVAKP; this is encoded by the coding sequence ATGCTATTGGTGTTGGACAACTACGATTCCTTTGTCCATAACCTGGCACGGTACTTTCGAATCCTGGGCCACCCGACATCGGTCGTCCGCAGCGATCAAATCACCCCGGATGAATGCCGACGACTGCAACCGCACGCAATCATCCTTTCGCCCGGGCCCCACGATCCCGCCGATGCGGGTTGCAGCGTTGACGTCATCCGGCGTCTGGGAACATCCATTCCGATCCTGGGAATTTGCTTGGGGCATCAGGCTATTGGTGCGGCGTTCGGCGCGTCGATCATCCGCTGTGGACCGGTGCACGGATCGGATAGCCTGATCCGACATCACGGCAACCAATTGTTCGCTGACTGCCCCAATCCGATGCGAGTCGGCCGTTACCATTCACTGGCGGTGGATCCGGAATCCATTCCCAGCGAACTGACCATCACCGCGCGCAGCGACGACGGGATCGTGATGGGAATTTCGCACCGCACGCATCCCATACATGGGCTGCAGTTTCATCCGGAATCCGTTTTGACCCCGGAAGGCGATCGCACGCTGAAGAACTTTCTGAACCTCGCCGACCGGTTTCATCAAACGCCGGCGTCTGCCGATACGGGGCCCCCGATCGTAAAACACGATACGGTGGCAAAACCATGA
- a CDS encoding ExbD/TolR family protein codes for MRLKRKPIDLAEGDLTPMIDMTFQLIAFFMVLINFAQTESNDNVVLPNSQLVKPPDAPLEFPIILHVAKDGQIFLGGDDYTTETLRIGLNRELSVIKAEGKSPADANVIIRAHKDTATGKVQEIIQVAQEQQLENFQLRAKEDRS; via the coding sequence ATGCGTCTGAAGCGAAAGCCTATCGATCTGGCCGAAGGCGATCTGACGCCGATGATCGACATGACGTTCCAGTTGATCGCTTTCTTTATGGTGCTGATCAATTTTGCCCAAACGGAATCCAACGACAACGTCGTGTTACCCAACAGCCAATTGGTCAAACCGCCGGATGCGCCGTTGGAGTTTCCGATCATCCTGCACGTCGCCAAAGACGGTCAGATCTTTTTGGGCGGAGACGATTACACCACCGAAACGTTGCGGATCGGTTTGAATCGCGAGTTGTCTGTGATCAAAGCCGAAGGCAAATCACCGGCCGACGCCAATGTGATCATTCGCGCACACAAAGACACCGCAACGGGTAAAGTCCAGGAAATCATCCAAGTGGCTCAAGAACAACAGTTGGAAAACTTTCAGCTACGCGCCAAGGAGGATCGATCATGA
- a CDS encoding ExbD/TolR family protein produces MRIRGERDAEKNQLNMTSMIDVVFLLLIFFVMTFKIVEMEGDFSVRMPLASDAAAVTDPTDLPLKLRMTADANGNLSAMLLNDSPLGNDPAAFDRLRASIVDIVGTTAPIEGDDGPEIEIDADYSLRYENVIRAFTAVSGYKDGNQIVKLIEKVKFAKPRM; encoded by the coding sequence ATGAGAATCCGAGGCGAACGTGACGCGGAAAAAAACCAACTGAACATGACCAGCATGATCGATGTCGTGTTCTTGCTGCTGATCTTCTTTGTAATGACGTTCAAGATCGTCGAAATGGAGGGCGACTTCAGCGTCCGAATGCCATTGGCCAGCGATGCCGCCGCCGTCACCGACCCGACCGATTTACCACTGAAATTGCGGATGACCGCCGACGCCAATGGCAATTTGTCGGCGATGTTGTTGAACGATTCGCCTTTGGGCAATGACCCCGCGGCGTTTGATCGTTTGCGTGCCAGCATCGTTGATATCGTGGGCACCACGGCGCCGATTGAAGGCGACGATGGCCCCGAAATTGAAATCGATGCGGACTATTCGCTGCGATACGAAAACGTGATCCGGGCGTTCACTGCGGTCAGTGGGTACAAAGACGGCAACCAAATTGTCAAACTGATCGAAAAGGTTAAATTCGCAAAACCGCGAATGTAG
- a CDS encoding DUF447 domain-containing protein — MILESLVTTIDQNGHINLAPLGPVVDGPQLKRFVLRPYVGSTTCANLLETGRATIHVCDDVGLFAKTAIGSVDADSLVVPVTAADGEGFWRLKRCHRWFAVAVTDISGGDPKYEMQTRMVASGTQDPFFGFNRAKHAVIEACILATRIHLLDAQDIRDQMKPFAIAVTKTGGKTEQQAFAAIADFIEKRLES; from the coding sequence ATGATTCTGGAATCATTGGTCACCACGATTGATCAAAACGGTCATATCAACTTGGCACCATTGGGCCCGGTCGTGGACGGTCCACAGCTGAAGCGTTTCGTGCTGCGTCCGTACGTGGGCTCGACCACTTGCGCAAACTTGTTGGAAACCGGTCGGGCCACGATCCATGTCTGCGACGACGTCGGCCTGTTCGCAAAGACCGCGATCGGTTCGGTTGATGCGGATTCGCTGGTCGTCCCGGTGACCGCAGCGGATGGAGAGGGATTTTGGCGGCTGAAGCGTTGCCATCGTTGGTTTGCCGTGGCCGTCACCGACATCTCTGGTGGCGATCCGAAATATGAAATGCAAACACGGATGGTTGCATCGGGAACCCAGGATCCTTTTTTCGGGTTCAATCGTGCCAAACATGCGGTGATCGAAGCCTGCATCTTGGCGACCCGTATTCATCTACTGGACGCCCAAGACATTCGTGACCAAATGAAACCATTCGCTATTGCGGTGACGAAGACCGGTGGAAAGACCGAACAGCAGGCCTTTGCCGCTATCGCCGACTTCATCGAGAAGCGGTTGGAATCATGA
- a CDS encoding GHMP family kinase ATP-binding protein — protein sequence MSTPNDPPPRGRTGEVQTTVIRTGARLHFGLLDTAAPFGGCGVMIEDGGVEITITPDRTFGVTGIDDSTSVHRLARHWQQFVDAPSIPSCRLHVSRHPRRHCGLGSGTQMALAVCEALFCAAGRTPPEPQRLVRIADRGHRSAIGCHGYFQGGFLCEETPESFSQLTTSESDRVLRPLATRCDLPNHWRVVILIPKAETSLVHGRQEKQLFATIDRATPEQRKQLTQWLCEEIVPHAKAGDFDGFTRAVARYNYHSGELFAQVQGGPYRGPVVAKTIERAKSLDGHGVGQSSWGPGVFAWFENQSAANDFARQIPSAEFDVIITRVRNQPRTLQTLQIGKSPPPANKTAAKTTSAMK from the coding sequence ATGAGCACGCCAAATGATCCGCCGCCACGCGGCCGAACAGGCGAGGTGCAAACCACCGTCATTCGGACCGGTGCACGTTTGCACTTCGGATTGCTTGATACGGCGGCACCGTTCGGCGGTTGTGGTGTGATGATCGAAGACGGCGGCGTCGAAATCACCATCACGCCGGACCGTACGTTTGGCGTCACCGGAATCGATGACAGCACCTCCGTCCATCGACTGGCCCGTCATTGGCAACAGTTCGTTGATGCACCAAGCATCCCATCGTGCCGGCTGCATGTCTCCCGGCACCCGCGACGCCATTGCGGCTTGGGCAGCGGCACCCAAATGGCGTTGGCGGTCTGTGAAGCCCTGTTTTGTGCCGCCGGCCGGACGCCGCCAGAACCGCAACGGCTGGTTCGAATCGCCGATCGGGGACACCGTTCGGCGATCGGCTGCCACGGCTACTTCCAGGGCGGATTTTTGTGCGAAGAAACACCTGAAAGTTTCAGTCAACTGACGACGTCCGAATCGGACCGGGTGCTCCGCCCGCTGGCGACGCGATGCGACTTACCGAATCACTGGCGGGTGGTCATCTTGATTCCGAAAGCGGAAACGTCGCTTGTCCATGGCCGGCAAGAGAAACAGTTGTTCGCCACGATCGATCGCGCGACACCGGAACAACGCAAACAGTTGACCCAGTGGCTTTGTGAAGAAATCGTCCCCCACGCAAAAGCTGGCGACTTCGACGGCTTCACCCGCGCGGTGGCCCGTTACAACTATCACAGCGGTGAATTGTTCGCGCAGGTCCAAGGCGGACCGTACCGCGGTCCAGTCGTCGCGAAAACTATTGAACGAGCCAAATCACTGGACGGACATGGTGTGGGACAAAGCAGCTGGGGTCCCGGCGTTTTCGCATGGTTTGAAAACCAGTCTGCGGCGAATGATTTTGCCCGCCAAATCCCCTCCGCCGAATTCGATGTCATCATCACTCGCGTACGCAACCAGCCACGGACTCTGCAAACACTGCAAATCGGCAAATCACCGCCGCCCGCAAACAAGACAGCCGCGAAGACCACGTCTGCGATGAAATAA
- a CDS encoding MotA/TolQ/ExbB proton channel family protein produces the protein MLERMTPWMRSAGAAALAWLVLIAYCPLVLGQDAADLEFGDAPAAEAPADAPPANDAAPDVDAAGDDDSSGGSKTLLGWTYESLGPGYMGVFLLLSVALLSLFVTNLVAARRETLCPQELVDGFEEKLNNKEFQAAYDLARTDESVLGQVLSAGLAKLSRGYNKAIEGMQEVGEEESMKLEHRLSYMALIGNLSPMIGLLGTVQGMISAFQTIAIGGSTPKPAELAGGISTALFTTLVGLAVAIPAIAAYNVLRNRVARLLLEVGVTSENLMSRFEDWKPQTNTAK, from the coding sequence ATGCTTGAACGAATGACACCTTGGATGCGATCGGCCGGTGCGGCCGCTTTGGCTTGGCTGGTCCTGATCGCGTATTGCCCCTTGGTCTTGGGCCAGGACGCGGCCGACTTGGAATTCGGCGATGCTCCGGCTGCGGAGGCTCCGGCAGACGCACCGCCGGCGAACGACGCCGCCCCGGATGTGGATGCCGCGGGGGACGACGATTCATCTGGCGGCAGCAAAACCCTGTTGGGCTGGACCTACGAATCGCTGGGGCCGGGTTACATGGGCGTCTTTCTGTTGTTGTCGGTTGCCCTGTTGTCATTGTTCGTCACCAATCTGGTCGCCGCACGCCGGGAAACCTTGTGCCCGCAAGAACTGGTCGACGGTTTCGAGGAAAAGCTGAACAACAAAGAATTCCAGGCGGCGTACGACTTGGCACGCACCGATGAATCTGTCCTGGGACAGGTCTTGTCAGCCGGATTGGCCAAACTGTCACGCGGATACAACAAGGCCATCGAAGGCATGCAGGAAGTCGGCGAAGAAGAAAGCATGAAGCTGGAACATCGCCTGAGCTACATGGCGTTGATCGGTAACCTGAGCCCCATGATTGGTCTGTTGGGAACCGTTCAGGGGATGATCAGTGCTTTCCAAACGATTGCCATCGGTGGATCCACTCCGAAGCCGGCTGAATTGGCCGGCGGCATTTCCACGGCACTGTTCACGACGCTGGTCGGATTGGCGGTCGCGATTCCCGCGATCGCTGCTTACAACGTGCTGCGAAACCGAGTGGCCCGATTGCTGTTGGAAGTCGGCGTGACCAGTGAAAACTTGATGAGCCGTTTTGAAGACTGGAAACCCCAAACCAACACGGCGAAGTAA